The sequence GGCTTCATCCCGGCTTTTTCGACCTCTTCCAACGGAAGTGATGTTTTTTCGCAACAACTTATGGCGACGAACCGGTGGCAGTCATGTGGCCCCTTCAAGGCGGGTCCTACATGGGTTAATCGACGGACAGCGAGCGATTTGACGCGCATGGCGCGTGGCGGGATTCGGAGCTTTGGATATGGTTTTGCGCGGGGCGGCGGTGGTCCTGTTGGCGGTTCTTCTGGCGGCGTGCAGCAATGCGCAGCGGCAGCCGGCTCCCGAGGCGTCGCTGACGCCGCGGGACAAGAAGCTGCTGGCGGACGCACCCTATAAGAAGGTTCAGCCGCCGGAGATGTATCAGCGCGCGATCGTCGACTATGCCGGCACCGAGAAGCCCGGCACGATCGTCGTCGATACCGACAAGAAGTTCCTCTACCTGGTCGAGGATAACGGTAAGGCGATCCGCTACGGCGTGACCGTCGGCGAAGAAGGCCTCGCCTTCAAGGGCGAAGCCAAGGTGGGCCGCAAGGCCGAATGGCCGACCTGGACCCCGACCCCGGAAATCAAGCAGCGCCTCGCCGGCATTCCGAACTTTGTCGGCCCCGGTCCGCATAACCCGATGGGGGCCCGCGCCCTTTATCTCTACCAGGGCAACAAGGACACGCTGTTCCGCATCCATGGCACCAACCAGCCCGAATATATCGGTTGGGCCATTTCCTCGGGCTGCATCCGCATGCTCAATGAGGACGTGATCGACCTCTATACCCGCGTGCCGCAGGGCGCCAACGTCGTCGTTCTCTGACGACCGCGACGGGTTCAAATGAAAAGGGCGCTGCCGCTGGCAGCGCCCTTTTTGTTTGTCGGTGCAGTGCTTTAGGAGCTTGCCGCCTGCCATTATGTCGAAAAGGGCAGGGCCCCGGCGCTCGGCCGGGGCCCTGTCGCGTCAAGCGGCCAGCAGGTTCTCGCGCACGGCGTAGTCCAGCGTCTTGTCGAGCGCGCGGGTGAGGCGGTCGAACAATTCGTCGATCTCCGCCGGAGAGATGACCAGCGGCGGGCAGATGGTGACCGCGTCGCCGAACACGTTGCGCAGGATGAGCCCTTCCTGCTGGCAGAAAGCCACGCACTTCGCCGCCATGCCGAGCTTGGGGTCGAACTGGCGCTTGGTCTTCTTGTCTGCCACCAGCTCGACGGCGCCCACCAGCCCCTTGCCGCGTGCCTCGCCCACCAGCGGGTGGTCTTCCAGCGCGGCGCGGCGGGCGTCGAACTGCGGGATCTTCGCCCGCACCCGTTCGAAGATGCTCTCGCGCTCGTAGATTTCCAGCGTCTTCACCGCCACGGCGGCGGCCACGGGGTGGCCGGAATAGGTGTAGCCATGGC comes from Ancylobacter polymorphus and encodes:
- a CDS encoding L,D-transpeptidase — translated: MVLRGAAVVLLAVLLAACSNAQRQPAPEASLTPRDKKLLADAPYKKVQPPEMYQRAIVDYAGTEKPGTIVVDTDKKFLYLVEDNGKAIRYGVTVGEEGLAFKGEAKVGRKAEWPTWTPTPEIKQRLAGIPNFVGPGPHNPMGARALYLYQGNKDTLFRIHGTNQPEYIGWAISSGCIRMLNEDVIDLYTRVPQGANVVVL